Within the Streptomyces vilmorinianum genome, the region GCGAGTGCCCTCGACGGCACTCCTGTGGTGGCACTGTGCGGCAAGGTCTGGGTACCGGGGCGTGACCCCAAGAAGTACCCGGTCTGTCCGATGTGCAAGGAGATCTACGACTCCATGGGCTCCGGAGGCGGAGACAAGGACAAGGGCGGCAAG harbors:
- a CDS encoding DUF3039 domain-containing protein, translated to MSTLEPERGAGTGTLVEPTPQVSHGDGDHERYAHYVQKDKIMASALDGTPVVALCGKVWVPGRDPKKYPVCPMCKEIYDSMGSGGGDKDKGGKDK